The genomic interval CAGACAGAGGACGAGGAGCCTGTGCCTGTAGGATATCTGCCCCTGCTCCACGAGCTAGACAGCGGGTTGGGCTGCACCGATGGCAGCttccaccagggggagctgtCGGggccagagacagaggagggtGTGGAGCTGGGTTCCCCCCGAGACCGGAGCAGCCCAGCCAGCTCGCCGTCCTCCCAGTCGCTCGTCTCCTCCGAGCTCAGCGACTCCGGCTTCTACAGCGTCAGCGCCGGGGACTTCCACCACTTCCAGAGGCTGCTGGAGAGGAAGATGCGTCTCTACCGAGCGTGTGCAAGTGGAGAGAtgcaggaaagggggggggcccGCTTAGACCTGCAGTCCATCCCTGAAGCCAGCCCCCCACCCAGAGATATGGGCCCGCTGCAGTTCAGGAGGGCAGGAAGCGCTCGACTCAGCAGGTGTCCCTCAGGACCTCTGTTCCCCCCGCAGCCTGGACCTTCCAGTTGCAGTACCCCCTCCTGCCTGCGGAGGGCAGCCTTGCAGCAGCATAACTCCTCTCTGGGGCTCCTGAACATCTCCCTGCGGAACTTAGACCGGAGACGGGCCAGCCACCCCTCTGAACACCAGCGCTGGCGGCCTGCCCAAGACTGTCCCCACGTCGCACAGCAACAGCACCACACTTTACCCAGAGAGCCTTGCTGCAAAGAGTTCAGGCTGGGCCACGAGGCCCTGGACAGGAAGGAGATGGCAGAGTgggactgggagaggcagggagggagggaacatCAATGCCTTATACCCAGTCCCCTTCAGGAGGCCCATGAAGCCTGGTCCAAACCTGCAGGGGACCCCTACAACACACTGGGCCCTATGGGGAGCCCCTGCAGTGCACTGGGTCCTATGGGGAGCCCCTGCAGCGAGCTGGGCCCTATGGGGAGCCCCTGCAGCGCGCTGGCCCCTATGGGGAGCCCCTGCAGCGAGCTGGGCCCTATGGGGAGCCCCTGCAGCGAGCTGGGCCCTATGGGGAGCCCCTGCAGCGCGCTGGGCCCTATGGGGAGCCCCTGCAGCGAGGGCCCTGGTAGGGTGCGCATGGGAAGGAGCCAGCTACTGAAGGCGCGTGCGTTGAGACTGGCAGACGAACGCAGCGAGAACACCACGGACGAGGAGGCGTGCGAGGTGCAGACGGGCCGCTACTGCAGCCGCGCCGAGCGGCGGCGCCACCTGCTGCTGGCCCAAGAGCAGCGGCAGCGCAAGAGGAACGGTGCCAAGGGCGGGGCCTGccaggggggtggggcctgtctggggggcggggcctgccaggggggcggggccagctgcagcacagtgctGGAGCTCAGCCACAGGAAGCTGAGCCTCCTGAGGAACCGCAAGCTGCTGGATGACTGGACCACCGTGGAGGAGCTGCTGACCCACGGTACGCGGGCTGGCAGCCAGGAGATCCTCAGCTTCAGCCCCTTGTTGTCCGTCACCACCGTGTAGCGTCCCCGGCTGTTTGGCCACACTGTGTCGGTGTCATACCAGAGGAAGAGAGCAATCTGGTGCTTGCCCGGTCCGGGGCAATCTCTCCTCCGGACACGTGTTAGGGAGCGCACAGACATGGAGGTGCGTAGTGTTGTGGGGGTGTGCTTTCATTACAGGACTGCAGCACTTTGGAGGGACACTCTGGGTCAGATCCCACCTTCTGTATAACTGGGCTgtgtcattttttcaaatgcagaGAAGATTGCAGGTGGAACAATTTTAGAACTTTGTAGAGGGGCCACCACATGCATTTACTTCTCTTGATTGTTGTCCTTGTAGTTCTCGCTTCTGTAAAACCATTACAGAACCTAAAGTAGTTTATTATGTACAACCATTACATAAAGTAGTCTATTTAACACCTTGGCTGCAACTATAGCACCTCAGATTTTACATAGTTACAGAGATGGTCCAATCCTGTGTTCTAACATTGAAAACTCCAGCCTATTTTACTCACAGAGACCGCCTGGTAGTTCTTACCTTCAATGAAAAACATACCTAATGTAATATTCAGGCAGTTTTGACTCTTAAAACcttgtacttttaaaatattattagtCTAATTCAACTGCAATGTTAACTTTATAGCTTTGTTCATGTAATCATTTACATAAGTGGTTTGGCCATTTGGTTTCGTCATCCAGAAGGTTCTGTCCAATGAGTACCATCCTAAAGCACGCTTGTCTATGAGCATTCACTAAGGGTGTGTTGCCGATGTTCTAGCTGGCCCGTTAGCCACTGCTACAGTTTCCAGTGGAAGAACATTACCATTCTTACAGCAGTATTCTTTAATGTAGCAAATAAAGAATGAAGACATATTTTCATCCTTGCTTCATCTGATATACAGTATAGCTTTTGAAGCTCCCATTTGTTTGCCATTGTCAGACTggctagctaattagctaaataGTGAGCTAAACTTTTCGAAGCTAACTGAATTTTAGAAAGCATGTCCGGCAGTAATTAGCATGAAACACAGGCTAATAACAAAGTAAACCTATGTGTGTGGCGCTCATTTTAAGGAGGGAGACAAATTAATGCAACAACAATAATTTCGGTACTACTAATAAGTTGTGCATATATAAACCTGTTTATGAACATAACTTACTGCAGAAACAGTTATTGGGGTACCATGACAACATTCCTACACCTGAAGTTTGTTTGGCTCTCGAGCTTGCACTACCAACTGTCAACGACACTGGATATTGTGCCTAAGACAACataaaaaggacattttttcagGTATCGAAAGTGACACATATTAGGGAATTTATCTATCCAGTTAGATAAGTTAGATATCAGAAAAATGGCTGCACGTATGTTAATATCATCAAGGCATGATAAATACATAGATATGCTTAATATATAGCCAGCTAACCCACTATAGAAGGTAGCTAGAaaatggctaacgttagctagctactcGTTATTACCTTCGTAGATAATTAAAGGTAaattctttgcaaaaaaaactaTCTCTGCCCAGGGAGTGGTTTTCCACCACTGAGACAGCGTCTGAAAGATGAACTCTTTTGGTAGGTGTGCGAGACACCTGATAAAGAGCAGTATTTCACACAACACCTCTTCAATTCAGGTTGAAATTTGCTATCACAACTGGCACAAAACTggcacttcatttttaaaaatggctgaaaaggaAAAGGCCAAACAGCCTTTAGCTTTGTGGCCTAAACATATCTCTTGTTATACAGTACAGCAATGTTTTTAAACTCCTAGCATACCCACCCCCATTAAACCAACTTTGGTCAGAAATAACAGCCTACCTCTCTACTTTGGTTTATTGAACAGATAGTTAGCACACACAGACTTCAGCAAATTGCAAGTCAGTGACATATACCTGTCTGGCCAATTTGGTAGAGAGTAGCTAACTAGTAACTGAACACCATTAGATAAATTATGCTTGTTATGAGACAAGTGAGATTCCTTCTCCAGATAGAcagattaatattttaatacaagTTTGACAGAACACTATTGCTTAGCCGAAATTTGGtgtttctaaaaaataataatattttttaaaaactatatgAGTTCCATTCCAATGAGACACAGGTAGGTCACCTGTCACACATCAGGGTGAGATGAACAAATGTTTACATGGCTTTGTGGCGTCGAGAGACGTAGTTTATCAAGCATTATTGCTTTGTCTTCATATAAATTGATATAAATCTGTGTCAGCCAGGGATGAAAGAGTTGTTTCAACAGATAAAATCTCTGGTTTCAACTCCAAAACAAGCTAAAAACAACTTAAACGGAAACCTCAGCAAACAAGCTGATTATGCATcttaaatgtgaataaaaatacagcattatgtatatttgtattactcataatacaaatatacataatgCATTGAGATAACTACTTGACTGCAAAATCTTTATCATCCTTTTCCAAGGTTAAAGTAGTTCATCTTGGTGCTGACCTAATGACCTAATGGCAGTTTCAAGTCTTTCTCTAAATTATTGAGGTCAGGATTGGAGTATCTGATCTTAGATCCGTGTCTATGGCCAACTTTTACCCATAGCACTTACCATCTGGGATGGCGTTGGAAGCATCACGCTTTTATTTGTAGTTATTTTGCCTATGATTACCCCCAGTAAGTCTTGATTTAATTGTAAATCATTTGTATGAGTAAAGGTGATATCACAACAGCCCTTATTCCCATTTAATTATCCCAAGTCTACACAGGTGAACTCTGTTgttctaatatatatatatcctattTTGTATCACTGCTAAACTGTTTTCAACtcaaaaataacattgtttCAAACTGGTGAGACAGTGCTGAATTTGGAATACTGTGTGCCGATTCAAAAGGTAGGAATTAATGTATAGTGCCATTAATATGGAATTACTATATGAAGTACAAATTGCAGCGGTAGTAAcatagtaattttaaaaaatcgattattattacataaataaCCTTTGATAGTATCAGCAGCAATCAGTAATTGTACCACTATTCTTGTTCATAGTTGGTGTCCAGCTTGCATACCGTACATTCTATCactgatttaaataaaaggtCTCATCTAGTAATTCCATACTGCTGAACATTGCTGTACATGTAGTGTGCCTGCAGCAGAGCcaagggcattgtgggaaacgtGTGCACTTTGACTGTAAATACAGCATTGTTGATGTTCCCTACGCACGTGCATGTGGATTCAGGAGCGCCCACACGTCATACGTACAGTAAATGCTTCTCGAAACTACAGCACGTTAACCTCACATTCTCCAACCAACGCCAATGGCAATGTCCTTTGTAAATGAGATGTCTCCCATTAGACTGCTTGTTTctatttttgaagaaaacatgaaaataatgtgtgttgttttaataaagatgagattttaaaaactatattaAAGATGCAGgatatcatttgttttttatttgtggggAACCAAAGTGTAAGAGCACCACAGGCTGTTTATAGGTTACCTGTTCttatgaacccccccccccccaccccccaatcttAGTAATCCCCACTACAAGGGTTTTTATAAGAAATTCCAAACCTGTGGGTGGAGCTCCTCACTGTGGCCTCATGGGAGTAGAGCTGAGTCAGCAGATACACACGGAAAAGCACTGAGTGGCTCATTCGGCTAAGGCACCATGCCATGGTGCACGGATGAGTCCCATGGGGTGACGCCCAATCGGTGATTGGATCGTCCCGGGAgtgggagggttcagttggtCAGGGGTTCGTGTTTCATGGCTTTCTAGCCAAACCCTCACTGTTTAAATCAGGCGCCCGTAGGCTGCGGGGGAAAGCCACGCGTGGAACGTTGTCCTCCGACTCAATTGCACGCGAGTTTGGCTGTGGTCTGCAGCGGGAAAACCAGCAGGCTGGTAACACCACGTGTTTCAGAAGAGAACCGCAAATGTCTACGATCTCACCGATCGGCAGTGGGATTGTGCATGAGCgtagcgggcgggcgggcggcaaATAGCGAATGGTTAATCGGACATTTTGAATTAGGGTGAGAACTAGACATGTTCAGCCACACGATGAGTGTCAATATGTGTACACTGTCTATCTAATAAAAATGCTTCCTGTGTCTAAGACACTTTCAAAAGGCATGTGCCGCCATTCAATTTCATCTCTGCGTCACTTAGAGTGGGTAGGTTAAAAAAACCACCTTAAATACAATGTGCACGCAATTTTGACACATTTAAAGGAGAAAATGGTCCACCGCTGTGCATGTCTGATCGAACTAGTGCAAACAGTGTGCGTCTCATTGATCTACTGCCAGCACTGTGCATGTCTCATTGAGCTAGGGCTAACACTGCATGGTGCATTGAGCTAGCGCCAAAAGTGGGCTTGACCTGACACTGTGCGTGGCTGATTGAATTAgcgctgactgtgtgtgtgtgtgtgtgcttatgtgtgtgtgtatgtgtgtgcgtgtgcgtgtacatgtgtgtatgcgtgcatgtgtgtatctgtgtgtgtgagcatgtgtgtgtgtaggtgtgcatgtgtgtgcttgtgtgtgtgtgtgtgtgtgtgtgtgtatatacatttgtgtgtacatttgggcgtatgtgcttatgtgtgtgtgtgtatgtgtgtgtgtgtgtgcctgagtgaaataatgctaaaaatgcagctgaaatcAGATTGTTTGAATAATCACTGTCACATCACACAGGAAGCAGCTACAGTTGTAGAAGTCTACAACATGCACAATACTCTGCTTCATCTGCAAACCAATGTAATGTGCATACGCTGtttttatataacatatatagATGTGAAGACcaacctcagaaaaaaaggtccATACTTCATTTGCAAATCAAAATATTTCTAAAGTCCACAATCTGTTGTTCCTGCGTCATGTCTTAATGCCAGAATGATGAATTTGGGACTGATCCAACATTCTGTGACATATTCCCAGATGGAGCCCCACTTCCTCATTAATGTGTTTTTGGGACAGTTTGATGAAGCGAATGGGTCTTTATAACTTCAGGTGAACATCCTTTCGTTATGTCTAGTACCCCTGCTCCTTTCTGCTCATTTCGACATAGCGAGCTACGCACTGTGCAGGGGCACTGTGTTgttaaactgaaaaatgttctcTTATTGGTTGgttctttgtgatttctgagtcTAGGTATTGTGTGTAATACGGTTAAAGGCACAAGTctaatttctctcatttttaccTCCACAACTGCGGAAAGGACGCCTGACAGATGCCATTACTGCTTCCAGCAACACGTCTCCTCATCTGCCGtgcctgctgctgccccctgggacaccagtgcatgctgggtactgACACATTGTGTTAATGTCATTCATGCAGCCAGTCGTTTTGCTTTTGCTCTTCATGACCTAGATGCAGAGCAGCCCGGTGCGGCTCTCAAAAgcaggagaaaaacaacaatGGTGGACATCTACGCCACTTGAAATATCTTCTATGTGGAGCGGCTGATGATCTTCTCTGCCTCAGCCTGCGTATCATTAAACTGCAAATGGGGCAGCACGCACGTTGTACATCCCCATCTTTAATTCTGCACAACCAGAGTAGAACTGGTGAGAGCAGCAGAACTGGTATCAAGTATGGAGGACCCTAAGATTAACAGCAATTCATAATgacacactatacatacaatGTGTTCACCATACATACGTGTGTTTGAGCAACCAGCTTATCTGAAAAAAGTtctggccattaaaaaaaaaaaaaaaagcttcgtTAGAAAAAAATCCATGTTTTCATTGACAAGTTGAACACATGGGCATagattgaaataattttttaaaatctgaaaataaaacactgtgttGTGCCTCACCTAGATAATGCAAGTGGATtcctgtgaaaaatgttttcagttataAACCCTTACAAACTAGTTCTTTGCGATGTTTTGGTAAAAATAATCAGCCAAAGTATTAGGGAGTATGCTAGGGGCTCTTTTCAGTGGGTTGAACACAGATACTGCTTAACACAAGCAAGGTTCTGAACAGCACAAAGAAAGGCTATGCCCATTTTCACCTTTATCTGAAGACAGAAACCTGTTGAAGCAGATGCCAGGAACAGTCTGCTGACGTGTCTGAAATGCATCGGCAGAACCACCCAAGCCTGATTAACATCCCTTTCTGTTCTTGTGCCAGCAGCTGGAGCGGGCGCTCGTCCGAATCGTCGTCTTCGGCGTGAAATGGACAAAGCAACGGTTAAAAAACGAAAGGCTAAGGTCCACCGAGCTCTGCTGTGCACATGAAACGACTCCCCTTCCTTTTCCTCACGCCATTGGGTCTGTACACTACAGATCCGGAGGCTGTTTGCAGTCTCCTTGTTCTTCTGCGCCACCCTGTGTTAGTAATCTGCAATTGTATTTTTTGAGAATTTTTTGAGAAGGAGTCCCTAACCGCGTTTGAGCAAGCTGGATGTCGAGCTGAAAAATTTACTTGAGTTTGTACCCAAATCCTCACGCCAAAGACTCCGGTCGCTGGGCTCTCTGCCTGTCCACAGTGGGGCCTCAGAGGTGCCAACAGCTCTCTAAATCCCTTCCCCAAAAACACCTCTCTGGTGTTAATGTCATACTCATATTGGGTGGATGTCCCTGGTGTTAATGTCACACTCATATTGGGTGGATGTCCCTGGTGTTAATGTCACACTCATATTGGGTGGATGGGCTCTAACTCTATACTTCATTTTGTAATACAATGAAAGTGAATTTTGAAAACGTGAATGTAATTTCATCGTGCACCACCTGCCTGACCGTGCTGCCCAGCCTTTCAAAAATACACTTTTCAGCAGTGATCATGCCGATTCTGTCTCCTCTTTCTTTATTAcgttcattttaaaatcctttCCCATGGACTATATGTGGGAAAAACCAGAAAGCTCACAGAAGCACAATGACAGGAGTATCATTCTTACAACAgaatatttacacacatataatacacattctttcatttttcaaaaataaaataaatacaaaaatattcaaaaatctattttaaacaaatagaCATGGTTACACTACACCAGCGGTAACCAACCcagttccaggagatctactaTCCTTCTGTTGTCTTTTATTGTGACTTCAGACCacaattaatgcagaaatccaggtaATTATAAACGGTTCACAGGCTTCTTCTTGCAACTGAACTTACGTGTATACATACCACAACTAGGATGAATTcctgattctgattggcttgTTAACCGTGTGCATATTTTACTTTATAGTGCAGGGCAAATCAAGTAAATATAACTGCTGACTAGCATGGTTTAATGTCTGTCTAACTTCAGTCAGTTTCCATACTTAATTTTATCTTCATGGCTGGAACACCACTGGTCCTTTGCTGCCATCTACTGCAAAATATCTTCCTGCATCTTGACAATTGAGAACGATATTTCGgcaaatgtgcaaaatgtaatattttttactcaaaaatgtttgtacattcacattttaatgtttatttatttattttctcaataaGCAGAATAAATCACAAAATTAGTTTCAGAGAGCACTTTTGTCAGGCCAAATATGAAACTTCAGCCCATCCACAAATATGTTCAGGCCACTGTCTGTAGCGATAGTTTGAGTGTGTCAAAACAGCAACAGTGTTCTGACGTAGTGACAGTTGTGGCACAGAAGTACACggccatgaaaatgtatttggccCCCTCCGAATATCTTCTATtcttgcatatttgtcacactcaATGGTTTCAGACctttacacaaaatgtaatattagactaCGGGGAAAAgcacaaagcacatttaaaaaaattattatttaatttatttaatgaaaaacatttttttcaaaaaatgtcctATGAAcaaatgagtcaaaagtggaactttttggacaacACCAATCCCATTATGTCAGGTATAAGCAAATAGCATGTCACAGTAAGAACAttcaacagtcaaacatggtggtggtggtgatagTGTAATGGTgcggggatgctttgctgcattGGGACCTGGACGAATAGCCATTACTGAAGGAACCACGAATTCTGCTTTacaccagaaaattcttaaggagaatgtctgatcatctgtccatgagctgaagatGACacgtaattgggttatgcagcaagacaatgatccaaaacacaataGAAattccacatctgaatggctggaaaaaaaaacaatcaaagttttggagtggcctagtcaaagtcctgacttgaatcCAACAGAGGTGCTGTGGCAGGAACTGAAACGAGCAGCCCATGCCCAAAAATGTACCAATctttctgaattaaagcagttctgcaaagcaGAGTGGGCTAAATATCCTCCAtagcgatgtgaaagactgatatcaaattataggaagcatttggttgagTTATTTGccgctaaaggtggtgcaaccagttattaagtttaaggcagcacttactttttcatatgggtgtttgataaatttttattaaataaatgaaaaaataattttaaaaatgtgttttgtgtttacacaggttccctttgtctaatattatatcTTGCCTAAAGATCTGACACCATTCAGTGAGACAagtatgcaataatagaggaaatcaggaagggggcagatactttttcacggcactgatCTGAATGATCTACGGCTGTTTCTTTAGAGATTTCACAGAACATGCTTACGAGGATACTTTGATCCACTGAGCTGCTTTCACGCTCAGTATTACACCTTTTCCTAATCTACTAAAACAGAACTGCACAAGGAAATCCAATACAAGAGTAAAGCTGTTAGGAAGCAAATGGCCATGTTGTCTCTTGAATGCACCCTAGGTACTCTTGGTGGTATCCTTTTCTCCTCCAGTATCCTCTTGCCTACGATTAGCCAAGGAACCAGAATTTACAGCTCTGAGCCAATCACATACAAGTACAAGAACATGCAGAAGCATGTTAAGTAGCAGAAACAATTTGACTGGGTGAGTTACATCTTTGCTTTTAGAAGGACCTGTGAAAGCTTGGGCTTGGTTTATGAATGGtaatggtaaacggactgcatttatgtagcgcttttttccaaagcgctttacaattgatgcctctcattcacccattcacacacacacacacacacacacacacatacacactcacatgccaacggtgaaaggctgccatgcaaagtaccaatcagctcattgggagcaattaggggttaggtgtcttgctcagggacacgtcaacacgcccagggcgggggatcgaaccggcaaccctccgactgccagacaaccactcttacctcctgagctatgttatTCATCAACAGCAAACGGCAAAAGCTGTGCGATTAAAGCTAGGATAGAGTCAGGGGTGACCAGTAAACCCAGCGGCCAGAGAGGAGGCCTCTGATTGGACCAAACCCCCTCTGATCCTATCGCAGATAACAGCCAAAAAGTGAAGCTAAAGGCAAGGTCATTAGAACAAAAACCCAGAATttaatcgcacacacacacacaagcacgcgcacccactcacacaaacacacccacacacaaacacacagacacacacacgagcgtgcacacccacccacccacacacacacatgcatgcatatgcatacacacccacccacacacacacgcacgagaGTGCACATGcccaccgacacacacacacacacacacaagcatatgcacacacacccacacactgctgtgGTAACCAGGACCCCAcagttgtactgtatgtggtgAAAGAATGCCAGCCCTCAGGTCAGCTGATCTCGTTCACAATTCAGAACCATCAATAAAAGGACAGAACTGGattgacctgtgtgtgtgtgtgtgcgtgcgcgcgcgcgcgtgtgtgtgaatgtcagtgtgtgtgtggcagagcaTCCCACAGTGCCCTGTCTAACCCGTAATGCTCCCAAAAGCCTCTAGATGGAGACAAAGTCAACAC from Anguilla rostrata isolate EN2019 chromosome 11, ASM1855537v3, whole genome shotgun sequence carries:
- the LOC135235088 gene encoding uncharacterized protein LOC135235088, which produces MPAGPRTPPPPPAGLSSSSSSSASVSGNPCSAAAGMGCRLSGPLAGDGSGANGRHLAQTSRSEAQRILSSYEQPITWQIEGWSGRGHQSWPTSDCSTQTERSWDSCQGVGVTAGSASRLNAYMNRPCCEHVTQPHSHYRACEYLPSFPQGAEHFSTLGFQDPEPSSSTPKEQGCLFGCCGTNTDEPGSFFSQTEDEEPVPVGYLPLLHELDSGLGCTDGSFHQGELSGPETEEGVELGSPRDRSSPASSPSSQSLVSSELSDSGFYSVSAGDFHHFQRLLERKMRLYRACASGEMQERGGARLDLQSIPEASPPPRDMGPLQFRRAGSARLSRCPSGPLFPPQPGPSSCSTPSCLRRAALQQHNSSLGLLNISLRNLDRRRASHPSEHQRWRPAQDCPHVAQQQHHTLPREPCCKEFRLGHEALDRKEMAEWDWERQGGREHQCLIPSPLQEAHEAWSKPAGDPYNTLGPMGSPCSALGPMGSPCSELGPMGSPCSALAPMGSPCSELGPMGSPCSELGPMGSPCSALGPMGSPCSEGPGRVRMGRSQLLKARALRLADERSENTTDEEACEVQTGRYCSRAERRRHLLLAQEQRQRKRNGAKGGACQGGGACLGGGACQGGGASCSTVLELSHRKLSLLRNRKLLDDWTTVEELLTHGTRAGSQEILSFSPLLSVTTV